The DNA sequence TCTCGCGGTCAATCACTGCTGCCTTTTTCACGTTCAAGAGGCCGCTGCAGAGGCCGGACACTTCTTGAAGGCCGAGGCTCCGGTAGTACTCTTCCGTGTCATGGGAAGGATCCTCGTGAAGATCTTCTGTCATCACACTGGACAAACTCCCGCCCTCCCTCATTCTACGAGCAGCTCTTACTCCTTCTCCACGAATAATTTCGTGGACAACAAAATGCAGCAGTGTGGTCTTCCCATCCGTTCCTTTCACATCCGAAAGTTTCAAGAGCGTGTCGAGCTTGAATGCCTGAGCACCACCACGGTAGGTGCCATCATTCATTCGGTTGCCAGTTTTCAGAACAGCTTCCAAGAGTTTCAGGAAGAGTCTGCTGTTTTTGAGCTCGTCACACGCAGCCTGAAAAGGGTGATCTAATGTTTATTCATCAAAACCAACACTTGACATTTAAAAGTACACGAAACTAAACAAGCACCGCAATGCATGAGTCGAGCAACATGTTTCAAGAGCTTTAACAAGTACCAAAACCAATGGTAATGAAATGCATCCCTAGTCAATGTTCATAAGATTATTTCTCTTTACATAATAAATCATCAGATTGGTGCAACGTACCAACAAAATGAATTTCTCCTCATAGAATTCAATATGCTTTCATATATGTGAGGAAACCTTTTATAAGAATTcaacataaaatatatccatGGGGACTGCATACAAACCTCTAAAGTTTGTAAAGATTGTTTGACTGAAGTGAAGTCCTCCTGAAACGTGCTTACGAACAACAATGACTCCAAACGTTTAAAGGCAAATGGGATTTCAATCAAGGCCTTAAGAAATCTCTCAGCTGGGCCAATTAGATTAAGATCTCCAGTATATAACCTAAGCTTTAGTTCTTCGTCCGCCGTTGGTGCCATTTTCAACAGATTTTGGATGAATTCTGATGGGAGCTCATTACCTGGTCAACAAAATATACAGACTCCATCAAGaagtttgaaaagaaaaaactaaTTAACAAACATGTAGAATTTATTCACATCAATTTATTTCttgaaaataattgaaaaatctTGTAAACACCACCTTCTATGAGGGCATCACAGACTTCTTCTGATGTCACATTCAATGCTTTTAGAAGAATTGCCAAGTTCTGCGATTTTTTAGCATCGATAATCTGAATAAACTGCGGGGTAGAAGAAGATTCAGATGAAGTTGattcttttcttttatgtttcTTCTGATCAGCTGCTGCATATCCAAACAGAGCTTCCATCATCTCCTCATCAAATCTGAAAGTTTCGAAAACAGTTACATGATTCACATGACAAATGCGGAAACAAGAGACAATCCAGTGCAAGTACTTACTGAAAAGAGCCAGCTTTGATCTCATGCCAGACCATTGAATGATCTGGGCTTGCCATAACCTTGTCCCAGAAGAATGGCTTTAACTTGGCTTTGGGGGCTACGGAGTCTTCCGAAGATACGGACTCATTTGTTGAATTACGTCGATGCTGGGGTCCCAACGCAGGGGGTTTACCAGGAGGTGCATTAGGAGGTGGACGACCGCCTCTAGGAGGCGGTGGAGGAGCTGGAGCTCCGAATACCGGTGGAGGAGGAGGTGGCGCCACTGCTGGTGGAGGTGGTGCTGGTGGTgcaggtggtggtggtgctggTGCCTTTGCTGCTGATTCTGTAGCTCCTTCCACAACCCCTGCTGCTGCTCCTGCCTCGACTCCCGCTGCAGCTGCTGTTCCTGCTCCCATTATCCCCATGGaagaaccaccaccaccaccagctGCTGCTGTTGTTCCAGCTCCAGTTCCAGCAGCagccgcagcagcagcagcagcggctgcagcagctgccgctgctgctctccCCGGAGGAAGTGGTAATGGGATTTTCACATATGCCTCCCCATTATCATCTAGCAGTGGAGATACAGCTTGAGATGCAGCACTGTAAGCATCGACTGAACTGCCAACAGTCGAAGTCGCCTTGAAATTGAAACTACTCGGTGTACCCATCGGGTGATTGTTTTCTGTAGAACCTGGAAAGTTATACCATGGCTATGAAGAATGAAACACATTCGTATGATAAAAAGCACGACCATGATTCTACAATACCTGGAGAGTCAGTACCATTGAAGTTGAGAAGAGGCTTGTCGTCTCTCTGCACATCTTTCGGCTCATCTTCCCTCCTATCTTTATTTACACATAGAAACAAGACTAGTGCTGCAAGAGCAATTCCTGCCATTGAACTTGCAATCACAGCACCTACAAGATACATTCTGTTATCATTAGCACTGTCTTGTGAAGCCATAGGTGTAAATTTTTTCATTTCCACTGGAGGGTAGTCGATATCTAATGGTGAAGGGTAGTCGAGATCAAATGGTGAAGGATAGTCGATATCTGATGATTCTGATTCTTCTGAAGTAGGTGAAGAGGGTGATGCAGAATCTGAGTCTGAAGCAGTTTGTAAAACTTGGCGCATGCCAATTTTACGCCTCAGGTACCTTCTTGGAATACCAGCCCAACCAGAAAACAGATTTTGGCATTCATCAAGTAAAATCCTTTGCTCGTCATTTAAGACCTGCAACGGGAATTTTCTGTCTCTCAAGCATTTCAGAATTGTTATCCTCTCCTTTGGAGGCAGATCAGCTATAGCCTTCTGTATAGTCCTTTTCACTGACAAACTCGAACCAAATTCGACGCTACTGTATGTTGTAACAGCTGAATGAGATAGACCTGAACCTAAGTTCTTAGCAGCCTCGGTGCTATATTTCAACTTCTTACTACAATAATCCCAAACTTGCTCGGCCTGTCAGAAAATACCAACAAAACAACCCTGTTACGCTCTATACACATAATTTCATTGATATCTAAGTTCAGAAAAATGTAGTCCTTCATATAATCATATTCAAACAAATTCAAAAAGTAACTCTTGTTAAGATTACATTTCACAATGACACACACTTTAGCTTGAATTCACATTCTTGAAACCTAACCGAGCGGGATAGGAACAGAAAACTCCTTTTTATTAATGGCACAAATTAAAATTACTAAATTCTGTTTCATTTATACTTCTCATTTGGAGTTTTGAGGTAAACAAACATGCAGATAACCTTTAGCATCACAGATAAGtccaaaattataaaaatttaactCAATCTACTCGAGCAAACTGAGATACATATTCAAACATGAATAAACTACACGAGACAGGTTGTAGTTTGTGTTTCGTTAACCAACAAAGCATATATTATTGCAGAAAAACTCATACATTGCTGAAACAAATAAGCATCATAGATAACCCCTTTTCTACAAAAGCACCAAAACAAGTTCATGTTCTGCAAAGTAAATTCCATCGACTTGGGCAAGTAAAACTTCACCCAAACTCACACAAATGCATGTATTTATTGCACGAGACGCGTTATAGTTTTGTGTTCCTTGACAGTGATAGAGAAGCATTTTTTTCTCCAATCAACAGAGCATATATTATTGCAGAACAACAGATACAATGGCAGAAGCAAACAAACATCATGCATTCTATATAagtacccaaaaaaaaaaacagaaaaatcataaaatagcGATGGATTTTCAAACCGTATGATGATCGAAAACCTGAACTTCGCTGTCGAAAGAGTTTTCCCCTAATTCCCTCTTTCCATCCGAATCAATCGCTGCAAAAACACagataaaaacaataaaaatggccaCAAATCTGGCGCCCATCGCTTTCTCAAACAATCAATAATCCATTTCCCTCAGAGCTGCCTTCCTCATTTTGATTGAACTCAAACAACAACGACACGCATAGCCCCATCATCTACAGCTAGCTATGCATGCGCATaaacaacaagaattttttttttcttcctgcTTTAATTTTGAGCCCTAAAACAATGGGAACGAGAAAACATGTAACGGAAGTCTTTCAGCTAATTCATCCGAGAAAACtccgaaaaaaataaacaatattttgttttgtttattgGGGGGGTTCAATTCAACGTCACAAAATTCCCAACAATGCTTCAACGCCCAAAATATGGCTGTACCTCTTCGTAACGGAACCCAGAAAAATGTCCTTTTTCCTCAGGTCCCCAAACTGAAGAAAGGGAAAAAATTGAGCCGTTAATCTGAAAATGGAGTCGGATTCACGGTGGTGTGAATCGGATAGGGTTCTTTGATGTGATTCGTGAAGAGGATTTTGGGGGAAAAAGAAGCGATTTGGGTTAGAAATCGAATTTCTGTTGGGAGTTTTGTTCGTTGAAATGCTGCATGTAATTCGGAGGTGAGATGGAGAAATGAACAAGACAATGACGAAACAAAGAAACTTACTACaacaaagagagagaagagagagagaggaaattataaaaatagtatattttatatatgttgttatctaaattattttttttttctattttttaagaTGAAAATTTCCACGTATTGGTTGAGTATATCGTAAACGTCTATGTAATActcaataaaatagaaaattatttaaattaatagtctttttttttagggttaatagccagaaaatacacgaactttcatcggaattgcatattgcacacgaccttcaaaaatagccagaaaatacatcaccttttaatttagtcgcaactaaattaaaaggtgatgtattttctggctatttttgaaggtcgtgtgcaatatgcaattccgatgaaagttcgtgtattttctagctattaaccctttttttatcCCAACTTGgaccaattaaaaaattcaataatttttaataaaatgatagtAAATTTTTAAGAgaatattataaatgaatatTATGATAATttgttaaaatatttaatttataacgAATTGAATGATagatgaatttatttaatttcaaaatacattaaaacATTATTTTCCATTATTTTTGCATATGATCTAAAATTATAATTGTTGAAATGAAGAAAATActctatatattaataaattccTAATTTATCGATATATTAATATTTCTATATTAATGAATTTATAGGTCCCAAAGGAAATTAATTTATACTATGTTTTAAAACCTATATTTTGATCAAGCGGCAGCGAAGAAGGATTTTTTGATTAGGGCGTATACGCACGAGGATGAAAATGGGGTGTATTTTGTATGCAATTTAACGATGGAATAATTtcgtaattaaaattaaattatttaaataattaataattttaatttcgaAATAGTTCTattgttaatttttaattatttaaataatttacattctTTAGTTTTAGCCACGGCATAATTCTgtcgttaaatttaaattatttaaatgatttatattctttatttttagttaaggaataattttattgttaatttttattattaaataatttattttttatttattaactaCGGAATAATTATGTcgctaaattttaattaattaaataatataaattcttTATTCTTAACTATGAAATAATTCTATTgctgaattttaattatttaaataatatatattctcTATTTTTAACTACAGAATAATTCTGacgttaatttttaattatttaaataatatgtattctttattttaattatgcaataatttcatcattaatttttaaattatttaaataattaatattcctTAGTTTTAACTACGGAATTATTTTGTAGTAAAATCTTATGACATATATTATGTAGCTAATTCCGTCGTTAAAATATTTTCGTAGTAGATTCGATGAAAATTTTATCGTTAATTATCGAAAATATAAATCGTTGTTAATCTGTCGTTAGTCCATTGTAATTTTatgacgaaatttatttttgttgttaattCCGTCGCAGTTTaccttttttttgtagtgtttacGGTACATAATTCTTTCATGTTGGATCTATATTGTATTCATAAATaactatataattaaatataaaatatttgtgTCAGAGTTTCTAACGTTTAATTTCATTGGATAATGCTCATGTTCGACTTCAATATCACAGTTAATGGCATATTTATAATTGAGTTAAGTATTAAATAAGCCCCTAACATAGATGCCCTTATCACATTTagatccctatagtcgaagttgggccaactaaaccccTTTAACTGCCTAATTTCGAACAATCGAGCCATCGCCTCTAATGTCTACTTAACGctatcagttttttttttttttttaattttttaaaatttgaataggTGGGCCCCACTCTtccaccatttcttttcatttcctAAATTTCCATTCAGCTCGGTGACCCCTCCTCCCCGATCTACGGGCTACATGACCGGCTACATCTCCCTCACCATCAGCAAGCTCACCCGCCTCTCCAGCCTCACCATCGCCGACTGGAAGGGCATCTCCGGCCCCATCCCCCTGCATCGCCTCCCTCCCCTTCCTCCGAATCCTCGACCTCATCGCAAACAAGATCTCCGGTGAGATCCCCGCCAATATCGGCCACCTCAGCCCCCTCAACGTGTTCAACGTCGCCGGCGCCTCAGCGTGCTCAACGTCGCCGACAACTATCTCTTCGACACCATCCCCGCTCGCTCACCAACCTCTCCTCGCTCATGCATCACGACATCTGCGACAACCAAATTTTCGGCACCATCCCCAGAATTTCGGGAAACTGAGGATGCTGAGCCGGGCCTTGCTCAGCAAGAACAAGCTCAACGGCTCCATCCCGGTCTCGATCTCTTACATCTACCACCTCTCCGATTTGGATCTATCTCTGAACCAACTGGGGACGCAGGCCTCGCCGACCAAAATAACTACCTCAGCGACGGCAATGTGGACAGCTTCAGCGGCGTGGGCGACAACGGCATACCttttggcggcggcggcggcagaatgGGCGCCAACGGCATACCCGACATACCTGGTGGTGTTGGCGTAGGCGGCATTATCGGCACCACGCCTCAAGGTGGCCTTGCTGGAGTAGGCGGTGTTATCCCTAGCGACGTCAGTAGCTTCGACGGCGCTGGTGGCGGCTTCTCCGCTGTTGGCGGCGGATTCCCCTGGCGTAGGCGGCGGTACCGGCGGCTTGCCTTCCCCTTGAAGCTTTAATTGTGGGGTCCActgaataaaaaaagaaaaagaaaaaacgaaaacaaacaGCGTCAACTGACCATTAGAGGCGAGGGCTCGATTGTTTGAAATTAGGCAGTTTGAaggtttagttggcccaacttcgactatagggatctAAATGTGATAATGACCTCTAcattaggggcttatttgatacttaaccctttataaTTTTGGAAATGGTTTCTTGTGATATTGTTTGTATTCAAATTAGAGACTAATAAATCTTGATTGAGATTAATAGATCTTAATTAAACTGGTCTTCACGTGCATTCTCACATGTGAACATATTTTCACGAAACTTTATCATAATCTTGTCGATGTGTTTTTTATATTGTTCGCATCCGGTTTTACGTGATGATAAATTAATATGTGAATAGATGAGTGATATTTTTATGTCAAAATTTGTAATCATTATCAAATTATACATGACAATGTTATGTAGATTCCATTGtcataaaataagattaatATATGTGGGCAAAAGTTTAGTAAATGCCAAATTATCAAGaaagttaaatatattttttacattaTCAAACAAATAGATCTTGAAATTGGAAATCCAAAGTAGCATTTGTTTTAGAATTAGGAACtatatatttgatttatatATTCCAACCAGTCCGTATAGTATAATGTATAGTTTGATTCGAATGGAGCAAATTTTATTAGTAAAAAAGGAATTCACATATTTTTCAaatctaaatttatttattttcaggcaggaaatgaaaatatagagttaaattttgaataaataaatcaaaatagaAGGGGGGAATGAGATATAGTatcctttttaaaatataaaacctAAAACATACCCACCatttacaaaataataaattatacccATTTAGGACATTTTTATCTGTATGTACCATTTCGTGCATTGTTCGACACTGAAGCATTGTCGAGCATAGACTGTCGAGCATCGAGCgccgagcaatagttcaatttgaactattgctcgacacttGATCATCGAGCATTGAACTGT is a window from the Salvia miltiorrhiza cultivar Shanhuang (shh) unplaced genomic scaffold, IMPLAD_Smil_shh original_scaffold_419_1, whole genome shotgun sequence genome containing:
- the LOC131004517 gene encoding formin-like protein 3 isoform X1, which gives rise to MGARFVAIFIVFICVFAAIDSDGKRELGENSFDSEVQVFDHHTAEQVWDYCSKKLKYSTEAAKNLGSGLSHSAVTTYSSVEFGSSLSVKRTIQKAIADLPPKERITILKCLRDRKFPLQVLNDEQRILLDECQNLFSGWAGIPRRYLRRKIGMRQVLQTASDSDSASPSSPTSEESESSDIDYPSPFDLDYPSPLDIDYPPVEMKKFTPMASQDSANDNRMYLVGAVIASSMAGIALAALVLFLCVNKDRREDEPKDVQRDDKPLLNFNGTDSPGSTENNHPMGTPSSFNFKATSTVGSSVDAYSAASQAVSPLLDDNGEAYVKIPLPLPPGRAAAAAAAAAAAAAAAAAGTGAGTTAAAGGGGGSSMGIMGAGTAAAAGVEAGAAAGVVEGATESAAKAPAPPPPAPPAPPPPAVAPPPPPPVFGAPAPPPPPRGGRPPPNAPPGKPPALGPQHRRNSTNESVSSEDSVAPKAKLKPFFWDKVMASPDHSMVWHEIKAGSFQFDEEMMEALFGYAAADQKKHKRKESTSSESSSTPQFIQIIDAKKSQNLAILLKALNVTSEEVCDALIEGNELPSEFIQNLLKMAPTADEELKLRLYTGDLNLIGPAERFLKALIEIPFAFKRLESLLFVSTFQEDFTSVKQSLQTLEAACDELKNSRLFLKLLEAVLKTGNRMNDGTYRGGAQAFKLDTLLKLSDVKGTDGKTTLLHFVVHEIIRGEGVRAARRMREGGSLSSVMTEDLHEDPSHDTEEYYRSLGLQEVSGLCSGLLNVKKAAVIDREIISEYVTKLGQSRFKTKDFLENEMKSLDEESKFLETLTRFIDQCEADAAWLMEEEKRVMDLVKSTGDYFHGRAGRDDGGHLFVIVRDFLLMVDKACQDVKSSIKLPKTHRKDIFSPSLSPSPSQGSPPASETTHEMQSRLFPAMRARQLDDEFSSEDDT
- the LOC131004517 gene encoding formin-like protein 3 isoform X3; amino-acid sequence: MGARFVAIFIVFICVFAAIDSDGKRELGENSFDSEVQAEQVWDYCSKKLKYSTEAAKNLGSGLSHSAVTTYSSVEFGSSLSVKRTIQKAIADLPPKERITILKCLRDRKFPLQVLNDEQRILLDECQNLFSGWAGIPRRYLRRKIGMRQVLQTASDSDSASPSSPTSEESESSDIDYPSPFDLDYPSPLDIDYPPVEMKKFTPMASQDSANDNRMYLVGAVIASSMAGIALAALVLFLCVNKDRREDEPKDVQRDDKPLLNFNGTDSPGSTENNHPMGTPSSFNFKATSTVGSSVDAYSAASQAVSPLLDDNGEAYVKIPLPLPPGRAAAAAAAAAAAAAAAAAGTGAGTTAAAGGGGGSSMGIMGAGTAAAAGVEAGAAAGVVEGATESAAKAPAPPPPAPPAPPPPAVAPPPPPPVFGAPAPPPPPRGGRPPPNAPPGKPPALGPQHRRNSTNESVSSEDSVAPKAKLKPFFWDKVMASPDHSMVWHEIKAGSFQFDEEMMEALFGYAAADQKKHKRKESTSSESSSTPQFIQIIDAKKSQNLAILLKALNVTSEEVCDALIEGNELPSEFIQNLLKMAPTADEELKLRLYTGDLNLIGPAERFLKALIEIPFAFKRLESLLFVSTFQEDFTSVKQSLQTLEAACDELKNSRLFLKLLEAVLKTGNRMNDGTYRGGAQAFKLDTLLKLSDVKGTDGKTTLLHFVVHEIIRGEGVRAARRMREGGSLSSVMTEDLHEDPSHDTEEYYRSLGLQEVSGLCSGLLNVKKAAVIDREIISEYVTKLGQSRFKTKDFLENEMKSLDEESKFLETLTRFIDQCEADAAWLMEEEKRVMDLVKSTGDYFHGRAGRDDGGHLFVIVRDFLLMVDKACQDVKSSIKLPKTHRKDIFSPSLSPSPSQGSPPASETTHEMQSRLFPAMRARQLDDEFSSEDDT
- the LOC131004517 gene encoding formin-like protein 3 isoform X2; the encoded protein is MGARFVAIFIVFICVFAAIDSDGKRELGENSFDSEVQVFDHHTAEQVWDYCSKKLKYSTEAAKNLGSGLSHSAVTTYSSVEFGSSLSVKRTIQKAIADLPPKERITILKCLRDRKFPLQVLNDEQRILLDECQNLFSGWAGIPRRYLRRKIGMRQVLQTASDSDSASPSSPTSEESESSDIDYPSPFDLDYPSPLDIDYPPVEMKKFTPMASQDSANDNRMYLVGAVIASSMAGIALAALVLFLCVNKDRREDEPKDVQRDDKPLLNFNGTDSPENNHPMGTPSSFNFKATSTVGSSVDAYSAASQAVSPLLDDNGEAYVKIPLPLPPGRAAAAAAAAAAAAAAAAAGTGAGTTAAAGGGGGSSMGIMGAGTAAAAGVEAGAAAGVVEGATESAAKAPAPPPPAPPAPPPPAVAPPPPPPVFGAPAPPPPPRGGRPPPNAPPGKPPALGPQHRRNSTNESVSSEDSVAPKAKLKPFFWDKVMASPDHSMVWHEIKAGSFQFDEEMMEALFGYAAADQKKHKRKESTSSESSSTPQFIQIIDAKKSQNLAILLKALNVTSEEVCDALIEGNELPSEFIQNLLKMAPTADEELKLRLYTGDLNLIGPAERFLKALIEIPFAFKRLESLLFVSTFQEDFTSVKQSLQTLEAACDELKNSRLFLKLLEAVLKTGNRMNDGTYRGGAQAFKLDTLLKLSDVKGTDGKTTLLHFVVHEIIRGEGVRAARRMREGGSLSSVMTEDLHEDPSHDTEEYYRSLGLQEVSGLCSGLLNVKKAAVIDREIISEYVTKLGQSRFKTKDFLENEMKSLDEESKFLETLTRFIDQCEADAAWLMEEEKRVMDLVKSTGDYFHGRAGRDDGGHLFVIVRDFLLMVDKACQDVKSSIKLPKTHRKDIFSPSLSPSPSQGSPPASETTHEMQSRLFPAMRARQLDDEFSSEDDT